GCCGCTGAGAAGTTGCCGCGCCAATGTGATTCTTTTGCACGGCTAAGCGGAACGATCGCAGCTTGGGCGGCATTGACGGACATCAAGGTGCTACGAGGAAAGCCCGATGTCAGCTGCTAAAGCCGCACTACTTCATGGCGAGGCAGACCGGTGTCGACGCTTGGCGAGGATGGTTGGCGATCCCGATGCGAGGCAATTGCTCCACTTGGCGTGCGACTACGATGAGAGGGCGAACCAGGTCGAACACGACCCGTACAGCTTACTCGACGATCGCCCCCGAACCTTCGGCCGATCCGATTGGTAAGCTTCGCCGGGCGGCCCCGCCTTATGCGGCCTTAGGCAAGTAAATCGGAGTGCAGGTCCGCGGCGGCAGAGCATAGCAAAAAGGTGCGCCGGCCGGAGCCGGAGCGCCTTCCTTAGTGGCACAGGAATGCCACTTGCAGCCGTTAGCAGTTCACGACGATCGGTTCACCGGCTCAAATGCCCCGCCAAACGGAGCCTATCTGAGGTGCAGAGCGCCAAAGCCGCTAGTAGTGCAGCCATCCGCGCTGCCGCAGCGATCACGCCAGCCAACGTCAAGGACGTCATGACTATAGACTTGGTGATTACAGCCGCGCACATTCGCTGACGGCTGAACCGCCATTGCGCGCATAAGTTCGCCACGACGGCGGTGAAGGCCGCTGTCCCGATCGTGATAGCCCAAGCTGATTGCATACAAGCCCCGTGAAGCTTCATTCCCGACTGCCACCGCCACGTGACACAAGCTAAGTTGACACACTAAAGTTAAGGCAGGGTTGATCAAGCAAGCTCGCCGGTTTACGCCCGCATAGTCACACCCCTTTAAGCAAATTATTAAGCATCCTCGCGCATGAAGACGTGATGTTGGCCAGCTCCCCATCTGTGAACTTGGCATGCCAGACCGGTCGGCGCGTGAGCGCGCGACTTCGTACAAGACTTGCCGCTCGGCTAGAAGTGCTCGACGGGGTCCAAGACTGTATCCTGGTCGACATCTCTCTTGAGGGTGCTTGCATCCGAACGAACAAGCCTGTTCGCGTCAGGAACGAGGCTGTACTCACTTGGCATGGCTTTGAAGCGTTCGGTCAGGTGGTTTGGGCCACAGGAACTCATTGCGGTGTATCGTTCCTCGATCCCATCACCGCTACCGTGTTGCTTGCTACCCGTCGGTTAGATCAGACCGACCGCCTCCCCGAAGGTCGTGAACTCGCGCGGTATTGGGCGCGATCATACTTGGAGAGCGGCTCGGCTCTAAGTTGATACGCGTGAGGCCGGAGTGCCCTGGAATTCCAAGGGACCGGTCTTCAATAAACTCCTGTTGTTTAATGCTCATACAAGCCCCGCCCTGACAGGGCAGCGGAGCGTTAGCGGCTAGGTCCGCCGCGCGTGACGGCTTCACTCCTCCGTCGGTCGCCCTGCTAGGGACACGGCAAGCTCGCTCCGGCCAGACATGCCGCCAAGGGGTCCCAGCATCGAGACCTGCGGCACGGCCCAGTTGGTAGCGCTTGAGGCGACGTCCAATTGTGGTGCTGATCGTCCGGCGCGGTCACACAAACCACCTTACCGGCCGCGCTAACCTCTAGCCCGATGAGGTCGCCCAACGGCCGATTGCAGTTCAGCAAACCGACCTGAGAAGAAATGGTGCAGGACGCACACGCTCAGGATCCGCTACTGCGGCAGCTCTGTTTCTCCGAGCAGCGGGCCCCCCTTCAGAACCCTGCGCGCCCGCGCGCTCACGCCCCCTTGCACGGCAAACCTTCGCAATCGCAAGGATGCGCTGATGCTCCTGCCACACGGCGACATGAGCAACCGCAAAGCCGTCGAAGTATGCTGCTTCCGAGTAGTTCATATGAGTTCACCGAGACGGATGGGGCAGGTCATCTAAGGCACCGGGTAGGCCGTAGGTCCTGGAGAACCTACGGCCTTGGTTCGGGTACACCTCGACGCGGGGGTGGGTCTGCCGAGGCAACCTCAAGATGAGCTGCAACTCTTAACGGGCTGTAAATTTCTCCTAACAAAAATCGTCGGCCTGTTCACCTTCCAGCGTTAAGGACGCTTAACCGAGATCTGCATCACTCCTGCTCAAGAGCCTGCCGCCAATGCGGACTCGCTAACAGCCGCAACGCCGCCTCGGTCTGCTTGTCAGGATAGATCTTCGCCGCCGACCTGTTCACGCCTGGAGGATCAGGCATCGTAGGCTCCTGGCTCACCCTCCGCATCTCGCGAGCCATTCCTCGCAGCCGATCGAAGGCGGAGAAGTGAGGCACAGTCGGCATCAATAGATCCCGTCATATCCGCGCTGGTACGTTTGCGCGCCAGACTTCATGTTCTTGTACTGCTGCGCACCATCGAGCAGCGATCCGGCTGCATCAAACCCAGCTTTGACGATCGCCATCGTGCCTGCGCTGCGCTGAGCGTTCGCCTCGCCCATGTAGTTGGAGGCCTGAATGTCAAAGCCTCACACGTTCTGCTGCGTCTGCTGGTAGATCCGCTGAGCGTCCTCACGCCCTAGCATCTCAGTATCATCCTGGATCCAAGCAGCGGTGCCGAAGTCGACACTAACACCTCCGGCCGCGGCCCGGGCACGCTGCGCACCCTTGAGTTGGCCCAGCTTACGATAATGGTCGAGGTTGGCCTCGCGACCGTTCTGAAGCGCCTGCTGTGCGGCCTCGCGCTCCATGGAGGCGTTCTGCTCAGCGATCTTGGCCTTGAAGCGTGACTGAGCATTTGCGGCCAGACCGCCGGTGATAGCGCCTGCAGCCGCCATGCCAGCAGCTATGATTGGAAGCGCTGGTCCGCACATAGTCAGCCCCTCCCGCCGAGGGCGCGGCGTCGACCCGTTACCCACGCCTGCCAACCAGAAGCGGACACGTAGCCAGCAGGCGCGCGAGGAAGCGGCGTGTTCGGCTGCACCTGGCGGTCAATCGGGACCTCACCGCGGGCGATCTGCGCCGCGAGGTAGCCGCCCCAGCTTTCCGGAAGGCTCGCGGTTGCAACGCCGTCGGTGCCGCGGGTAAACGCGCCCGAGCTGCCCAGGATCATCACCGGACCACCCGCACGACATCAGCACCGCGCGTGTCGTCGCCGGCGCCATCACGGCCGCGCTCCTCTTGCTCGCGAAGAGCCTCCTGCACGGCGTGCCAGCCAGACACCGGCAGGCGCGGCCTGTGCGCCGCTGCGGTCGTGCCCGGAGGCAACGCGCTCCGTTTCTTGCTGCTCATGCCAGTTCCCTTTCAGGCGCGATCCGTCCAACACAGCGGAGGACATTCTTGGTCTCGCCTTGCTCGCGATCCGCCAGAGTGATGCCTTGGAGCACGCGCGCGTCATTCGAGATGGCCGCAGTGACCAGCGGAAGGAGCATCTCGGTTCTTGCGAGCGATTCGAAGGCACCCTGCATCTGATTGCTGGCGACGTGGGCCGGCATGTTCACCGGCTTGTAATGCGGTCGATAGGCAGTGACGGCAGAGCGCAGCTGCGACGTCAGCGCATCATATTCGGCCATTTCATTGCCAAGGGTTCGAGCGATCTTCTCGATGCGCGCGATGGTCGCTTCACGCTGGGCCAACAGGCTTTCGGTATCCTCCGACAGCTTGTTGTACGCCTCTTGGCGAGCCTGCCTCACCTCAGCAGCGCGGATGCGATCAGACTCAACGCGAGCGGCCTCCAAACCCTCCAACTGA
The window above is part of the Novosphingobium sp. 9U genome. Proteins encoded here:
- a CDS encoding PilZ domain-containing protein, coding for MLASSPSVNLACQTGRRVSARLRTRLAARLEVLDGVQDCILVDISLEGACIRTNKPVRVRNEAVLTWHGFEAFGQVVWATGTHCGVSFLDPITATVLLATRRLDQTDRLPEGRELARYWARSYLESGSALS